A window of Candidatus Xiphinematobacter sp. Idaho Grape contains these coding sequences:
- a CDS encoding glucosyl-3-phosphoglycerate synthase: MMSRIFHHGEFSDLTLLLKRKLQQGFILSLCIPTLNEESTIGALICRLRKALIEAIPILDEILIVDSGSCDHTREEAQAAGASVFLASEILPELPSVPGKGTNLWKSLFVAKGNLLCFLDGDIRNIHPRFVYGLVGPLLMYPEIDYVKAFYNRPILIDEDPRPIGGGRVTEILVRPLFSIFFPSLSEIIQPLSGEYAAKRHLLENLSFPAGYGVETALLLDIYHKVGIGKIAQVDLGERLHHHQDILALGAMAFSILQTFLRRIPKLQNFFPKNSLRQFYLGMDGYHLLETDSSSKEYPPMLLVKACRKK, encoded by the coding sequence ATGATGTCTCGAATATTCCACCACGGTGAATTCTCGGATCTGACCCTCCTATTAAAACGTAAGCTCCAACAGGGTTTCATCCTCTCACTCTGTATTCCTACTCTCAATGAGGAGTCTACGATTGGTGCCTTAATCTGTCGCTTAAGAAAGGCGCTTATAGAAGCCATCCCCATCTTGGATGAAATCCTTATTGTGGACTCTGGTTCCTGTGACCATACAAGAGAAGAAGCCCAAGCTGCTGGCGCTTCTGTTTTTCTCGCTTCTGAAATCTTGCCGGAACTGCCTTCTGTTCCAGGAAAGGGAACTAACCTTTGGAAATCCCTGTTTGTGGCTAAAGGGAACCTTCTTTGCTTCCTAGACGGAGATATTCGGAACATACATCCTCGTTTTGTCTACGGTCTTGTTGGACCCTTGCTAATGTATCCGGAGATTGACTATGTCAAGGCTTTCTATAACCGTCCAATTTTGATAGACGAAGATCCACGACCCATAGGTGGTGGACGCGTCACTGAAATTCTAGTCCGTCCGCTCTTTTCCATTTTTTTCCCCAGTCTTTCTGAAATTATTCAGCCTCTCTCTGGAGAGTACGCAGCAAAACGCCACCTCTTGGAGAATCTTTCTTTTCCTGCTGGGTATGGAGTAGAAACCGCTCTTCTCTTGGACATCTACCACAAAGTGGGGATCGGGAAAATTGCCCAAGTGGATTTGGGAGAGCGTCTTCATCATCACCAAGATATTTTGGCTCTCGGCGCTATGGCCTTTTCCATTCTGCAAACTTTTTTGAGACGGATCCCGAAGCTCCAAAACTTCTTTCCAAAAAATTCTCTTCGCCAATTTTATCTTGGCATGGACGGTTATCACCTCCTTGAGACCGACTCGTCTAGTAAGGAATATCCCCCAATGCTCTTGGTGAAAGCCTGCCGGAAAAAGTGA
- the recA gene encoding recombinase RecA, with protein sequence MAPKDTTAEEKAQVQRSQNLDIALQQITKAYGEGAIMRLRGSSAVSIEVIPTGNIAIDRALGVGGFPRGRIIEIFGPESSGKTTLTLTVIAQAQQRGGLAGFIDVEHALDPQYANRLGVQLGNLLISQPNSGEEALRICETLIRSNTLDILVVDSVAALVTKAELEGEIGDTVVGAQARLMSAALRKLTSLISKASACCIFTNQLREKIGVVFGNPETTPGGKALKFYSTMRVDIRRVGPVKNSDGSISGNRTRLKVVKNKVAPPFAEAEFDIIYNEGISSTNTLLDIAVEKGVVEKRGSWLNYRGEQLAQGRDATKDILRKNVELYTKIEREVISALNAELQEKK encoded by the coding sequence ATGGCTCCTAAAGACACCACTGCTGAAGAAAAAGCCCAGGTCCAGCGTAGTCAGAATCTTGACATAGCTCTGCAGCAGATTACTAAGGCCTACGGGGAAGGGGCGATTATGCGACTAAGAGGCTCCTCGGCTGTCTCTATAGAGGTAATTCCTACCGGCAATATTGCGATTGATCGCGCTCTTGGTGTCGGGGGATTCCCGCGTGGCCGCATCATCGAAATTTTTGGCCCGGAATCTTCTGGGAAAACCACTCTTACTCTGACCGTAATCGCACAGGCCCAGCAGCGTGGAGGACTAGCTGGTTTCATTGACGTCGAACATGCTCTAGATCCACAATACGCTAATCGCCTGGGGGTACAACTGGGCAATCTTTTAATCTCTCAACCTAACTCAGGAGAAGAAGCCCTGCGTATTTGCGAGACCCTCATCCGTTCTAATACCCTAGATATCCTAGTAGTCGATTCTGTAGCTGCCTTAGTCACTAAGGCTGAACTAGAAGGTGAGATTGGAGACACTGTAGTGGGAGCTCAAGCCCGCCTAATGAGTGCCGCTTTAAGAAAACTTACTTCTCTTATCTCCAAGGCGAGTGCATGCTGTATTTTTACCAATCAGCTTCGCGAAAAAATTGGCGTTGTATTCGGGAATCCAGAAACTACTCCTGGTGGAAAAGCTCTAAAGTTCTACTCTACCATGCGTGTCGACATCAGGCGTGTTGGTCCCGTTAAGAACAGCGATGGAAGTATCAGCGGAAATCGTACTCGCCTCAAAGTAGTTAAAAACAAGGTCGCTCCTCCCTTTGCTGAAGCTGAATTTGATATCATCTACAATGAGGGTATTTCTAGCACAAACACCCTGCTAGATATCGCCGTAGAAAAGGGCGTTGTAGAGAAGAGAGGTTCCTGGTTAAACTACAGGGGAGAGCAGCTTGCTCAGGGGCGTGATGCCACCAAGGACATTCTTAGAAAAAATGTTGAGCTCTATACAAAAATTGAGAGAGAGGTAATTTCGGCCCTGAATGCTGAGCTCCAGGAAAAGAAATAG
- a CDS encoding aspartate-semialdehyde dehydrogenase: MSKRFHVAVVGATGAVGLELIRVLQCRNFPVSQITLLASPRSSGKIFPFRKGEVTVQVLDTSSFRGVDFAWFCAGSKISKHYAHIAAEAGAVVIDNSSAFRMDPAVPLVIPEINGEEAQHHRGIIANPNCTTTITLMGLYPLHRAFNVRRVFASSYQAVSGSGTRGISELHQQVRALLVRHKNVERRVYPYQIAFNVLPHVENFLDSGYTQEEVKMQSEGRRILHLPKFLASVTCVRVPVYRAHSVAVFAEFEKPVSLEVAVETLSRAPGLRLVDDMASHRYPTPLGVEGKEECEIGRLRLDSAMENGLAYWVCGDQLLKGAALNAVQIAELLI; this comes from the coding sequence ATGAGTAAAAGATTTCATGTGGCAGTTGTGGGTGCTACTGGAGCTGTAGGGTTGGAACTTATTCGAGTCCTGCAGTGTCGTAATTTTCCCGTCTCTCAGATAACTTTGCTAGCGTCCCCGCGCTCTTCTGGAAAGATATTCCCCTTCCGTAAGGGAGAGGTTACAGTGCAAGTATTAGATACAAGCTCCTTTAGGGGGGTAGATTTTGCTTGGTTCTGTGCTGGTAGCAAAATCTCCAAGCACTATGCTCATATTGCGGCGGAAGCGGGTGCCGTAGTTATCGACAATTCCTCGGCGTTTCGTATGGATCCTGCGGTGCCACTAGTAATTCCAGAAATTAATGGAGAAGAAGCACAGCACCACAGGGGAATTATCGCCAACCCTAATTGTACAACTACTATCACTCTAATGGGGCTTTATCCTCTACATCGGGCTTTTAACGTAAGGCGCGTTTTTGCTTCCAGCTATCAGGCAGTTTCTGGTTCTGGTACGCGGGGAATTTCAGAACTCCATCAGCAGGTTCGCGCTCTCCTTGTCCGCCATAAAAATGTGGAGAGAAGGGTTTATCCTTACCAAATTGCCTTCAATGTGCTTCCTCACGTTGAAAATTTTCTTGACTCTGGGTACACCCAGGAGGAGGTGAAGATGCAGAGTGAGGGCCGCCGAATCTTGCATTTGCCAAAGTTTCTTGCCTCTGTTACCTGTGTACGGGTACCAGTGTATCGGGCACATTCGGTCGCCGTCTTTGCAGAATTTGAAAAACCGGTCTCCCTGGAGGTAGCTGTGGAAACTCTTAGCAGAGCCCCGGGACTGAGGTTAGTGGACGATATGGCAAGTCACCGTTATCCGACTCCTCTAGGTGTAGAGGGTAAAGAGGAGTGCGAAATAGGGCGGTTGCGTTTAGATTCCGCCATGGAAAATGGCTTGGCCTATTGGGTCTGTGGAGACCAACTACTCAAGGGAGCAGCTTTAAATGCCGTTCAAATTGCAGAATTACTCATTTAA
- a CDS encoding carbon-nitrogen hydrolase, which produces MLDRRQKLSIGLIQHRCTPDREANTLFLEHGVRQAASKGAQIISTQELFRSQYFCQVEDYRHFALAEAIPGPGTERLCAIAQELAIVLVASLFEQRAQGLYHNTAIVVDADGTLLGKYRKMHIPDDPLFYEKFYFTPGDLGFSVWDTRYARIGVGICWDQWYPETARLLALRGAQILFFPTAIGWHPIEKSRYGQRQCSAWEVVQRGHAIANGCYLAVANRVGHEVYGGSGIEFWGQSFICNPFGEILQKGSTSDEEIIVAKVDLSLIDVQRRHWPFLRDRRIDAYREILRRFIDS; this is translated from the coding sequence ATGCTAGACAGACGACAAAAGCTGAGTATAGGGCTTATTCAGCATCGGTGTACCCCAGACAGAGAGGCCAACACACTTTTCTTGGAGCATGGAGTCCGCCAAGCGGCTTCCAAAGGTGCGCAGATTATCTCTACTCAGGAATTATTTCGTTCTCAATATTTCTGCCAGGTTGAGGACTATAGGCACTTCGCTTTGGCTGAGGCCATTCCTGGTCCTGGGACGGAACGTCTTTGTGCAATTGCTCAAGAACTTGCCATTGTGCTAGTTGCCTCCCTCTTCGAGCAGCGCGCTCAGGGACTCTATCACAATACCGCTATAGTGGTTGATGCAGACGGAACTTTGTTAGGAAAATATCGGAAAATGCATATTCCAGATGACCCTCTTTTTTATGAAAAGTTTTACTTTACTCCTGGCGATTTGGGGTTTTCTGTGTGGGACACTCGGTATGCACGCATTGGAGTGGGCATCTGTTGGGATCAGTGGTACCCAGAAACCGCTCGGCTCCTTGCTTTACGCGGGGCGCAAATCCTCTTCTTTCCTACAGCAATCGGTTGGCACCCTATCGAAAAATCTCGTTATGGACAACGCCAATGCTCAGCATGGGAAGTTGTTCAACGTGGGCATGCTATAGCTAATGGTTGCTACTTGGCTGTGGCTAATCGTGTAGGCCACGAAGTCTACGGTGGCAGCGGAATTGAGTTTTGGGGGCAAAGCTTCATTTGTAACCCCTTTGGGGAGATCCTTCAAAAGGGATCGACTTCTGATGAGGAGATTATCGTCGCAAAAGTAGACTTAAGTCTCATAGACGTGCAGAGAAGGCATTGGCCTTTTCTACGTGATCGTAGGATTGACGCCTACAGAGAGATTCTTCGTCGATTTATCGACTCATGA
- the dxr gene encoding 1-deoxy-D-xylulose-5-phosphate reductoisomerase: MRKRRVVILGATGSIGNKAMQVARALSDRIDIVGMSTLRNVTKMEKAIREFHPKAVCVVDPVSASNLDRSLGKEVKIFCGEEGLVDLIVELTANIVLIAITGTSGLRPALAAIEMGRDLALASKEILVTAGSIVTRAVQEKGVQLLPVDSEHNAIFQCLEGRSMGEVSRLILTCSGGPFRSLPSEKLAGVTPGKALCHPTWRMGRKVTVDCATLFNKGLELIEAHQLFGVPMSRVEVVIHPQSIVHSMVEFVDGCILAEMGASDMYLPIQHALMWPERVGPPRKPLNFAVLNRLEFFSPRWDDFPALRLAQRAGESGGTAPAILNAANEVAVEAFLKKEIPFPRIWGIVEEVLDRMGDGISAPDLGQILETDAEARRLAAFLCEAPLLSSR, from the coding sequence ATGAGAAAGCGCAGAGTAGTTATTCTCGGAGCCACAGGTTCTATTGGAAATAAGGCCATGCAGGTGGCGCGTGCACTTTCTGATCGCATAGACATTGTTGGGATGTCTACTCTCCGTAATGTGACAAAGATGGAAAAGGCCATACGGGAGTTTCATCCCAAGGCCGTTTGCGTGGTAGATCCAGTTTCTGCCAGCAATTTGGATAGAAGCCTTGGAAAAGAAGTAAAAATTTTCTGCGGAGAGGAAGGGTTGGTAGATCTCATTGTGGAACTTACCGCAAATATAGTCCTTATCGCTATCACAGGCACCAGTGGATTGCGTCCCGCTTTGGCAGCAATTGAAATGGGGAGAGATCTTGCCCTTGCTAGTAAGGAAATACTAGTCACAGCAGGGAGTATTGTCACCCGTGCCGTGCAAGAAAAAGGAGTACAGCTGCTGCCAGTAGACAGCGAGCATAATGCTATTTTCCAATGTCTAGAGGGACGTAGTATGGGAGAGGTCAGCCGATTGATACTGACCTGTTCAGGCGGGCCATTTCGATCCCTTCCTTCAGAAAAATTAGCAGGGGTGACACCGGGGAAAGCACTATGTCATCCCACCTGGAGAATGGGACGCAAGGTGACAGTTGACTGTGCCACCTTATTTAACAAGGGGTTAGAATTAATTGAGGCACATCAGCTTTTCGGGGTCCCTATGTCCCGCGTCGAGGTAGTAATCCATCCTCAGAGCATTGTTCATTCTATGGTGGAATTTGTAGATGGATGCATTCTTGCCGAGATGGGTGCCTCAGATATGTACCTTCCCATTCAGCATGCACTTATGTGGCCAGAACGTGTAGGACCTCCAAGGAAGCCGTTAAACTTTGCAGTCTTGAATCGCTTAGAATTCTTTTCTCCCCGTTGGGATGACTTTCCTGCCTTGCGTCTAGCGCAGCGCGCTGGAGAAAGTGGAGGTACCGCGCCTGCCATCCTAAATGCTGCAAATGAAGTGGCAGTGGAAGCCTTTTTAAAAAAGGAGATTCCCTTTCCAAGAATTTGGGGTATCGTGGAGGAGGTTTTAGACCGAATGGGCGATGGTATATCCGCACCGGATCTCGGACAAATTCTTGAAACGGATGCAGAAGCACGGCGGCTTGCGGCGTTTCTATGTGAGGCCCCCTTACTGTCCTCCAGATAG
- a CDS encoding CinA family protein, translating into MRTETRYSGNLPLVGQIKRGPPLEKTVVECLRKTKKTLATAESCTGGLLANRITNVEGCSEIFLEGFILYSNEVKSKRLHLPKSTIQSHGVVSEEVAAGMAERLLYVSGAHYALCTTGIAGPTGGTQQVPTGTIFIGLASHQAPVQIHRGFFPGSRATFKRLAVDAALGMLYCQLLKCLTLEPGRNLILPG; encoded by the coding sequence GTGAGGACAGAAACCAGATACAGTGGAAATCTTCCCTTGGTTGGCCAAATAAAAAGGGGACCACCGCTAGAAAAGACGGTGGTGGAGTGCCTTCGAAAAACGAAGAAGACTCTGGCCACTGCGGAGTCTTGCACTGGCGGCCTTCTGGCAAATCGTATTACCAACGTGGAGGGTTGTTCGGAAATTTTCTTAGAGGGTTTTATCCTCTATTCCAATGAGGTCAAATCAAAAAGGCTACATCTACCTAAGTCGACCATCCAGTCACATGGCGTGGTAAGTGAGGAGGTAGCTGCAGGGATGGCAGAGCGCTTGTTGTATGTTAGCGGCGCGCATTATGCCTTATGCACAACTGGCATAGCTGGCCCAACCGGTGGGACACAACAAGTGCCAACTGGCACAATCTTCATTGGGCTAGCCTCTCATCAAGCACCCGTTCAGATTCACAGAGGATTTTTTCCTGGAAGCCGAGCAACTTTTAAACGGCTGGCTGTAGATGCTGCCCTTGGCATGCTCTACTGCCAGTTGCTCAAATGTTTAACTCTGGAGCCGGGTAGGAATCTCATCCTACCTGGATGA
- the ychF gene encoding redox-regulated ATPase YchF gives MPKIGIVGLPNVGKSTLFNALTRSHRAQAANFPFCTIEPNIGTVNVPDTRLDILSSLMRSQRVVPATIEFVDIAGLVKGASEGEGLGNQFLSHIRKVDAIVQVVRCFENTEIHHIAGTVDPIRDIATIGTELVLADLASLQKREDRLKVRTPAQEVELHLLEKLIQHLDKGYPASSLKPLKEERPLLDSLCLLTSKPTLFACNVCEEDLANQNNLAEASFVQNVKAYVTGGFCTETVAVSAQIESELSELPPTEAEEFLAGLGVADSGIKQLIRVAYSTLLGLRTYFTTGPKETHAWTIHSGDRAPTAAAAIHSDLKRGFIAAETISYEDFTQLGSWAKARATGRLRIEGKEYIVRDGDIIEFRFNV, from the coding sequence ATGCCTAAGATCGGTATAGTCGGACTGCCGAACGTAGGAAAGTCGACTCTTTTTAATGCGCTTACCCGTAGCCACAGGGCACAAGCTGCAAACTTCCCCTTTTGCACTATTGAACCAAATATTGGAACCGTCAATGTTCCAGATACTCGCCTGGACATTCTCTCCTCGCTAATGAGATCCCAAAGAGTCGTACCTGCAACCATCGAATTCGTAGATATTGCCGGACTTGTTAAGGGAGCTAGTGAAGGAGAGGGACTTGGTAATCAATTTCTCAGTCATATTCGAAAAGTAGACGCCATTGTACAGGTAGTACGATGCTTTGAAAATACAGAGATTCACCACATAGCAGGTACTGTAGATCCCATCCGGGATATAGCAACTATTGGCACTGAACTAGTCCTTGCAGACCTTGCTTCTTTACAGAAGCGTGAGGATAGGTTGAAAGTGCGAACCCCGGCACAGGAAGTGGAACTCCATCTCCTAGAAAAATTAATCCAACACCTAGACAAAGGATACCCGGCTTCTTCTTTGAAGCCTTTAAAAGAGGAAAGGCCTCTCCTTGACTCCCTCTGCCTTCTTACTTCTAAACCTACTCTTTTCGCTTGCAATGTTTGTGAGGAGGATTTAGCCAACCAGAATAATCTAGCCGAAGCCTCCTTTGTCCAGAATGTGAAGGCTTACGTTACCGGTGGTTTCTGTACTGAAACAGTTGCTGTCAGTGCCCAGATTGAAAGCGAGCTCTCAGAACTGCCGCCTACAGAAGCAGAGGAATTTTTAGCGGGGCTTGGAGTTGCGGATAGTGGTATCAAGCAGTTGATTCGCGTTGCCTATAGTACCCTCTTGGGACTGCGGACATACTTTACTACTGGTCCCAAGGAAACGCACGCTTGGACTATCCATAGTGGAGATAGGGCTCCTACTGCCGCTGCCGCTATTCATTCAGATCTAAAGCGTGGTTTCATAGCAGCGGAAACTATCTCCTATGAAGATTTTACACAGCTAGGATCTTGGGCAAAAGCCAGAGCAACCGGGCGCCTTCGCATAGAAGGAAAGGAGTATATAGTCCGTGATGGGGATATCATAGAGTTTCGGTTTAATGTGTAA
- a CDS encoding phosphatidate cytidylyltransferase: MANRRLTFLLRLGSSIALWVVIGLALAWKVPIFYLALICGLALVAQWEFFQMLRSAGIQTFSVTATFLSAVFLIGSFLYYRSHTIHTGFDSVVVLLLVVALLIRQIFTPTGQLASCQATVFTLFGILYIPWTFHFLSKIIFLTPPSANGDPTGPFYALFAIIVTKCSDMGAYAFGSFFGQHRLAPQISPKKTWEGLLGAIVSAGMVALVAHILFSAWLPLFHRTNVLFLGSSLGGVAIVGDLAESVIKRSIQAKDSGCLLPGIGGALDLVDSLLFTGPFLFFYLHWIMHSL; this comes from the coding sequence ATGGCTAACAGACGGCTTACTTTTCTGCTTCGACTGGGGAGTTCTATCGCTTTGTGGGTAGTCATTGGACTAGCACTTGCATGGAAGGTACCCATATTCTATTTGGCGCTAATCTGCGGACTGGCGTTAGTTGCCCAATGGGAGTTTTTTCAGATGCTACGGAGCGCTGGTATACAGACATTTTCAGTAACAGCAACATTCCTTTCAGCAGTATTTTTGATAGGAAGTTTTCTTTACTATCGATCCCACACTATCCACACTGGCTTTGATTCTGTGGTGGTTTTGCTGTTAGTAGTAGCCCTCCTCATTCGGCAAATATTCACTCCGACCGGGCAGTTAGCATCCTGCCAGGCTACTGTCTTTACACTGTTTGGCATTCTCTATATTCCATGGACGTTCCATTTTTTGTCCAAAATTATTTTCCTTACACCACCCTCAGCAAATGGGGATCCTACAGGGCCCTTTTATGCGCTCTTTGCAATTATAGTTACTAAGTGTAGTGATATGGGAGCGTATGCATTCGGCAGCTTCTTTGGTCAACACCGATTAGCGCCACAGATCAGCCCTAAAAAGACATGGGAAGGCCTTTTAGGTGCTATTGTCTCAGCTGGAATGGTGGCTCTTGTTGCACATATACTTTTCTCGGCTTGGCTGCCTCTCTTTCACAGAACAAATGTTCTTTTCCTAGGGTCCTCATTGGGTGGGGTGGCTATTGTAGGAGATTTGGCCGAATCAGTCATTAAGCGCAGTATACAAGCCAAGGACTCAGGTTGTCTACTGCCTGGTATTGGTGGAGCACTTGATTTGGTAGACAGTTTGCTCTTCACTGGACCGTTTTTATTTTTCTATCTACATTGGATTATGCACTCTTTATGA
- the nth gene encoding endonuclease III: MTQEERVFVLYQRLKTIYPKVYCTLAYCSPFELLVATILSAQCTDKQVNLVTPKLFEALHTVHAFAEISQGGLESLIRPTGFFRRKAKNIRNAARKILECHGGKVPKTLKALVTLPGVGRKTANVVLGNAFRRNEGIAVDTHVARLSKRLELTPHVNPVKIEQDLMELLPRRHWSNLSHRLILHGRRCCTARRPNCATCQLRDICPSAFSAPPIIRAKRAISFPGAQHSGPKLPLSQFLYRAQHFF; the protein is encoded by the coding sequence ATGACACAGGAGGAACGGGTTTTTGTTCTCTATCAAAGGCTAAAGACGATATACCCCAAGGTGTACTGCACATTAGCTTACTGCTCACCTTTCGAGTTGTTAGTAGCCACTATTCTTTCCGCTCAATGTACAGATAAGCAGGTAAACCTGGTAACACCAAAACTTTTTGAGGCACTGCATACAGTACACGCTTTTGCGGAGATCTCCCAGGGAGGGCTGGAATCACTAATCCGCCCCACTGGGTTTTTTCGAAGAAAAGCAAAAAACATCCGCAATGCAGCTAGAAAGATTCTGGAGTGTCACGGTGGGAAAGTACCAAAAACACTTAAAGCCTTAGTGACTTTACCAGGAGTGGGCCGAAAGACAGCCAATGTAGTTCTTGGCAATGCCTTCAGAAGAAATGAAGGCATAGCAGTGGATACCCATGTGGCGCGCCTTTCAAAGCGCTTGGAGCTGACTCCACATGTGAACCCGGTAAAAATCGAGCAAGATCTTATGGAGCTTCTTCCGAGGAGGCATTGGAGCAATCTTAGCCACCGACTCATCTTGCATGGAAGAAGATGCTGCACAGCCCGTAGGCCCAATTGCGCTACCTGTCAGCTAAGAGACATCTGCCCCAGTGCTTTCTCGGCTCCACCTATAATTAGAGCGAAGAGAGCTATTTCTTTTCCTGGAGCTCAGCATTCAGGGCCGAAATTACCTCTCTCTCAATTTTTGTATAGAGCTCAACATTTTTTCTAA
- a CDS encoding Nif3-like dinuclear metal center hexameric protein has protein sequence MAFLRDIVPYLDHLLYIHRFGDAPGAYNGLQLENSGKIEKIAAAVDACEAVIDRAAQVGRTLLLVHHGLFWGENRRWIGATYRRFRSAISGDLAIYSAHLPLDVHPRHGNNVLLAQACGFTRCQPFLEVSGTYVGVRVEVKLSRVDVLNRVAEAVCGGVHLASGGPETCCHVGIVSGSAGSKIAQAAADGIDTLITGEGAHWTCIAAEESRVNLIYAGHYATETFGIRSVAKHLSEYLNLPWEFIDHPTGR, from the coding sequence ATGGCTTTCCTTAGAGACATAGTTCCCTATTTGGATCATCTCCTGTATATTCATAGATTTGGAGACGCTCCAGGTGCTTACAATGGTCTTCAGTTAGAGAATTCTGGAAAGATAGAGAAGATTGCTGCTGCTGTGGATGCCTGCGAAGCAGTGATTGATCGTGCTGCTCAAGTGGGACGTACCCTGCTCCTTGTCCATCATGGACTATTTTGGGGAGAGAATAGGCGCTGGATAGGAGCAACTTACAGGAGATTTCGTTCTGCCATCTCCGGAGACCTTGCTATTTATAGCGCCCATCTTCCATTAGATGTCCATCCAAGGCACGGAAATAACGTTTTGTTGGCACAGGCCTGCGGGTTCACCCGTTGCCAACCTTTTTTGGAAGTCTCTGGAACTTATGTTGGAGTCCGTGTTGAAGTGAAATTGAGTCGGGTGGATGTGCTAAACCGCGTAGCAGAAGCGGTATGTGGAGGTGTGCATCTAGCTTCCGGTGGGCCAGAGACATGTTGCCATGTTGGCATTGTCAGTGGTTCCGCTGGCTCTAAAATCGCACAAGCCGCGGCGGATGGAATTGATACTCTAATTACGGGTGAGGGGGCACATTGGACCTGCATAGCAGCAGAGGAATCCAGAGTAAATCTGATTTATGCAGGGCACTACGCCACAGAAACATTTGGGATCCGATCGGTGGCCAAACATCTTTCTGAGTACCTTAACTTACCATGGGAATTTATCGATCACCCAACGGGGCGATAA
- a CDS encoding glycosyltransferase — MRIAIVHYHLRIGGVSRVIELACRALLKRPDISLAVLAGDVAPLSPIPNLVPVARIPGLDYKNPPSSLQKTELLQELKRNACRLLKGAPDIWHLHNHSLGKNLALIEATASLAKEGYAMLLQIHDFAENQRLENYQHLIHAYGSPLEVGNLLYPSAPRIAYALLNSRDMTLLQRIRFSGKLFLLPNPTLPPSVTHHPHPKRRGAARFITYPCRSIRRKNIGEALLFACTLPKKGSRLALAMPPRASNERLSYARWKSIANRWLIPAEFIHSSLNMSIGDLMSSSEALLTTSLEEGFGMVFLECWLFNKPILGRDIPLITADLRSTGIILDSLYDFLGIPISLIGKKQVYQSLFHHLWQNATAVGMPVEAQLCERMLQRAFRGDQVDFSWLDPTLQERVLYLASQSSAVARDFFPKPPTPTSLETIQLNRSVVKREYSLERYLARLLEIYSAIVSAPMAPVNSAGKSLDIFREFLLI, encoded by the coding sequence ATGCGCATTGCAATTGTCCACTACCATCTACGCATAGGAGGGGTTTCACGTGTTATCGAACTAGCCTGCCGGGCCTTACTGAAAAGGCCAGACATTTCCCTTGCCGTGCTGGCAGGAGATGTTGCACCCCTCTCACCTATTCCTAATCTGGTACCAGTTGCCAGGATACCAGGACTGGATTACAAAAATCCTCCCTCCAGTCTACAAAAAACAGAACTCCTCCAGGAGCTGAAAAGAAATGCCTGCCGCCTTTTAAAGGGAGCTCCAGATATCTGGCACCTGCATAACCATTCCCTGGGGAAAAACCTCGCGCTTATCGAAGCCACCGCATCCTTGGCCAAGGAGGGATATGCTATGCTCCTCCAAATCCACGATTTTGCGGAGAATCAACGCCTAGAAAACTATCAACATCTAATCCATGCGTACGGAAGTCCGCTAGAAGTAGGAAACCTGTTATATCCCTCTGCCCCCCGCATTGCCTACGCACTGCTCAACTCGCGCGATATGACCCTTTTGCAACGAATACGATTCTCAGGAAAACTCTTTCTTCTGCCCAATCCTACTCTCCCCCCCTCAGTCACTCACCATCCCCATCCAAAAAGACGGGGAGCTGCACGTTTCATCACCTATCCGTGCCGATCTATCCGAAGAAAAAACATCGGCGAAGCCCTTCTTTTTGCCTGTACCTTGCCAAAAAAAGGCAGCCGACTTGCGCTTGCTATGCCTCCTCGGGCCTCAAATGAACGTCTTTCCTATGCACGTTGGAAGTCCATTGCTAATCGATGGCTTATTCCAGCCGAATTCATACATTCCAGTCTCAATATGTCCATTGGGGATCTTATGTCTTCTTCTGAAGCCCTACTTACTACCAGTCTTGAGGAAGGTTTTGGTATGGTTTTTTTGGAATGCTGGCTCTTTAACAAGCCTATCTTAGGTAGAGACATTCCATTAATCACTGCGGATCTCCGCTCTACTGGCATTATCCTAGACTCCCTATACGACTTTCTAGGAATTCCAATCTCTCTTATCGGAAAGAAGCAAGTGTACCAGTCCCTCTTCCACCATCTGTGGCAAAATGCTACCGCAGTTGGTATGCCAGTAGAGGCTCAGTTATGTGAAAGAATGTTGCAACGGGCTTTCCGCGGCGACCAGGTGGACTTTAGTTGGCTAGATCCTACCCTCCAAGAGCGTGTTCTCTACCTAGCCTCACAGTCTTCCGCAGTTGCTCGAGATTTTTTTCCTAAACCCCCTACTCCGACTTCACTGGAAACCATCCAACTTAACCGTAGCGTTGTGAAGAGAGAATATTCTCTTGAAAGATATCTAGCCCGTCTCCTAGAGATCTACTCCGCTATTGTCTCCGCTCCAATGGCTCCCGTCAATTCAGCAGGGAAAAGTTTAGACATTTTTAGGGAGTTTCTGCTTATCTAG